TGACGAACGGGTCTCAGCGCCGACGAATGGTGCGCTGCAGGTTGCGCATCTTCGCGCCCTGCGGGATGGGACCCTTCGGCAGGGCCGCGCCGCGGTTACCGAGCGCCGTGAGCTTGGTTTCGAGGACGTCGATGTCGCGGGGCCTGAGGTTACGCGGCAGCTTCATGAGGTAGGTCTGCAGCTTGCGCAACGGCACCTGGCCCTCGTCGTTGCCCACGATGACGTCGTAGATCGGGGTGTCACCCACGAGCCGCGCGATGCGCTTCTTCTCCTGGGCCATCAGGTTCTTCACGCGATGCGGCGCACCCTCCGCCACGAGGATGATTCCGGGACCGCCCAGCACGCGGTGCACGGCGTCGAGCTGCGTCGTCGCGGCCACCGTCTGCGTCACCCGCCAGCGCCCGCGCAAGTTGTCCAGGGCCCACGCGGCGGCCCCCGGCTGGCCCTCGGCCTTCGTGAACACGGTCTTCTGCACTCGACGACCGAAGACGATCATGGCGGCGAGCAGGCCCAGCATGATGCCGATCGGCAGCAGCCACCACTGGATCCCCATGAGCCACCCGAGCCCGAAGACGATCCCGGTGACGACGAGGAAGGAGCCGAGCATCCAGGGGATGAGGGCCTTGTCCTCTTTACGCTGGATCGAAAACGCCTGGAAGATCTGTGCCCGCCTGGCCTTGCTCGCCGCGCGCTTTTCCCGCTTGGCCTGCTTGGCAGCTTCCTTGTCCTGCTTTCCCGCCATAATTCCCCAGGATACGGGCGCCAGGGTGGACGTCGGCTCGTCGGTCCCCTCTGCGAGGATGCCGGAGTGGTCAGCACACGACGCCCGGTTCGACCGGAGGACCCGCTCGACGGTCTCGATCCGGAACAGCGTGCGGCCGCGAGCGCTCCTCGCGGCCCGGTGTGTGTGCTCGCCGGTGCCGGGACGGGCAAGACGCGCACGATCACTCGTCGTATCGCCTACCTCGTACGACAGGGACACGTCGCCCCGACGCAGGTACTCGCGGTGACCTTCACGGCCCGCGCGGCGGGAGAACTCCGGGCGCGCTTGCGGCAACTCGGCGTCGAGGGTGCTCAGGCCCGTACCTTCCACGCCGCGGCCCTCCGGCAACTGCGGTACTTCTGGCCTCGTGTGGTGGGCGACGCGCAGTGGGAGCTCCTCGACGGCAACAAGCTTCGCCTCGTCGGACATGCTGCCAACAAGGTGGCCCTGCCCACGGAGACGGAGGTCCTGCGGGATCTCGCGGGTGAGATCGAATGGGCCAAGGCGTGCCTCGTGGGCCCCGACGACTACCCGGCCGTGGCCAAGGAGCGTCGTCGCGACATCGGGTACCCGGTCGAGCAGGTCGCGGATGTCTACTACACCTACGAGCGGCTCAAAAACGACCGGCGACTGCTCGACTTCGACGACCTCCTGCTGCACACCACGGCGGCCCTGGAGGAGTACCCCGAGGTGGCGCGGGAGTTCCGGGAGCGTTACCGCTGCTTCGTGGTGGACGAATACCAGGACATCACGCCCGCTCAGCAGCGGTTGCTCGACGCCTGGCTCGGTGGACGCGACGACGTGACGGTGGTCGGCGACGCCAACCAGACGATCTACTCCTTCGGCGGAGCGTCGCCGCGTCCCCTGCTGGAGTTCACCCGGCGGTATCCGAATGCCACCGTGGTCCGGCTCGAACGGGACTACCGTTCCACGCCGCAGGTGGTGGAACTGGCCAACCGGGTCATCAGCGGGGCACGGGGGCGTCCCGCGGGCGCGCGGTTGCGGCTGGTGGGTCAGCGCCCCGACGGGCCACGACCGACGTTCTCCGAGTACGACGACGAGCCCGCCGAGGCCGCCGCGGTGGCCCAGCGAGTCCGGGAACTCATGGCCGAGGGCGTTCCGGCCGGGGAAATCGCTGTGTTGTTCCGGGTCAACGCGCAGTCCGAGACCTACGAACGAGCGCTCGCCGATGCCGGGGTGCCTTACCAGGTTCGGGGAGGCGAACGCTTCTTCTCCCGCCCCGAAGTCCGGAAGGCGATGACCGCCCTGCGTGCCGCCTCGGCCTCGGAGCCCGAAGTCGGGACGGCGGATCTGCCCACCGCGGTGGGGCGGGTCCTGGCCCCGCTCGGTTGGGGGCCTCGGCAGCCAGTCGGGGGAGCGGCGCGCGAACGGTGGAGCGGGCTGCAGGCCCTGTACGAACTCGCGCAGGACTTCGCGGCGGAGTTCGCGGCGGTGTCCGAGGGGGAACAGCCGACCCTGGCACGTTACGTTGCCGAACTCGACCAGCGTGCCGCCGCGCAGCATCCTCCCGCAGTGGACGGTGTGACACTCGCGTCGCTCCACGCGGCAAAGGGACTCGAATGGGATGCCGTCTTCCTCGTCGGTCTCGCCGAGGGCACCGTGCCGATTCAACACGCCACCACGGAGGACGCGATCGAGGAGGAACGCAGGCTGTTCTACGTGGGCGTGACTCGCGCCAGGGAACACCTCGCGCTCAGTTGGTCCCTCTCCCGGCTGCCCGGTGGCCGTCCGCACCGTGGGCGCAGCCGGTTTCTCCACGGACTCGCTCCCGAGGACGAGCCCGCTCCGCGCGTTCGCCGTTCGTCGCGACGCCGCACGAGGGAACGAGCGGTGTGCGGTGCCTGCGGTCGTCCCCTCGGGACCACGTTGGAAATCAAGATCGGACGCTGTGCCGATTGTCCTCCCGACATCGACTGAACGGCGTTCCGACGTCCGTCGGCGGCGGAGTGACCACGAGGGAACGGTTCGTCGGTGAGATTTTCCCGGCCGGTCCCGCCGACGCCCCCGACCGCAGGTGGGAACCGGCCTAAAAACCCTGGTCGGAAGGGTTTTTCGGAAGCTCGGGAAGTTCGTCGAAAAATAAGTTGCCGTGCCGGGCGCGGGGCAATAACCTGCAAGCACTGGGTGGATACTGTGCGATCTTGACCGCCGTCGCAAGCGGTGGATCGCGGGACAGCGAGAGGAGGTGCCAGCGATGACGCTCAACTGCAGGAACGGCATTGCCGGCACGCCGCTGTCCCGGATGGTCGACGTCGTTCGAGGACGTCGTCACGTCCTGGTGCCGCGGGATGCGCAGCAGAGCCGGGCGACAGCGAAAGTCAACGCTGTCTCCGTTCTCGTTGCTGTCGACAGTGTCGCGGCCGTCGATGCGGCATTCCGTCGTATGACCGCCGTTCTGCCGAAGCAGTTCTGGGTTCCGTTGTGCCCACAGGAGAGTGCCACCTGACCTAGGTGTCAGTGGAACAGGCTCACGAAGGCCGCGGAACCGTACCCCGGATCCGCGGCCTTCGTGCTGTTTCGGTCCGGGTATCGGCTGGATCAAGTAGCGCACAACAACACGAGGGAGAGAACGAATGTCATCGGCGATCGCCTTCGCGTCAGAGAAGGCGTCGGAGAAGTTATCGACCGACACCGCCGGGACGACGGGTGTGGCCGACCTGCTCGATTCCGTCACCGCGCAGGAGACCGACCTACCGTGCCGCGTGGGGGATGCGGACCTGTGGTTCGCCGAGGCCCCGGCGGACCTGGAACAGGCGAAGTACCTGTGCGGCGACTGCCCCGTCAAGGAATCCTGCCTGGCTGGAGCGCTCGCGCGGCGTGAGCCCTGGGGTGTGTGGGGCGGCGAGATCTTCGAAAGGGGTGTCGTGGTGGCGCGGAAGCGGCCGCGTGGCCGCCCTCGCAAGCACCCGGTGACGCCCTCCGACTCCTCGGCGAGGCAGCGGACCGGAGAACGGAGCGCGGCATGACCACCACACTCCTCCGCGATCGGCAGGTAGTTCGGCGAGACGTGGCTCACCGCATCGCCCCACTCGTCGATTCCCCCACTTCGAGCAACAAGGAGTACACCGCCATGTTGATGCATGAAGAACTCGCCAGAGAACGAATACGGGACATGCTGCAATCGGCTACCGAACGACGTGCGGCCCGATCCGCCGGGAAATCTCGGCGATGGGCACGCTTGATCGGCCGAGCCCGGCTTCGAAAGCGGCAAAACCATTAGGGAACGAGGTGGGGACGGTGGAATACTCCGCCGTCCCCACTTTCGTGATCTTGGAAGGAGAGTTCCGCCGTGGCCGCCGTGACGCCCGACAACATCGACTGGTCGGCCAAGCTGAGTGCGATGCGCCGGCTCGACATGCTCGAACGGGACGCTGTGCACGGCGTCGCCCGCAAGCTCGCCGGAACGTTGCCGCCGGGAGCGGTCGTCGTGGACGCGGGATGCGGAACCGGAGGAATGAGCGTCGCGCTCGCGTCGGTGCTGCGTGAAAACGGTGGAGGCCGGTTGGTGCTGGTCGACGCCAGTGACGCGCTCCTCGCGGTGGCACGGGAGGCGGCCACGGCCGCCGGGGGAGACACCGTCTCGGTGAGCACGGTGGTCGCGGACCTCGCCGACGACTCGTCGGTGGCGCGGATACCGCGAGCCGACCTCGTCTGGGCGTCGGCCATGGTGCATCACCTGCCGGACCAGCAAGCGGGAGTGACGACACTCGCGCGTTTGCTTGCTCCCGGCGGGCTGTTGGCACTCGCCGAAGGTGGTACGGGCCAGACGTTCGTTCCGTGGGACCTGGGGCTGGGACGGCCCGGTCTGGAGGCCCGGCTCAACGCGGCGCGGGACGCCTGGTTCGGCGAGCTGCGCGCGAACATCGAGGGCGGGGTCGCCATGCCCTACGGCTGGACCACGGCACTGGTCCGGGCCGGACTCGAGGAAGCCACGGCGTTTAGCTACCTCGTCGAGCATCCCGCTCCTCTGGGAGAGAGCACTCGCCGCTACGTAGTGGAGCGGTTCACCTGGCTTGCCGAGACGGTGGGCGACCGAGTCGACCCGAGCGACCGGGAGACCCTGACCGCGCTGCTCGACCCCGAGGGGCCGCACTACGTCGGTGCGCGCGACGACGTGTTCGTGCTCTACGCCCGCACCGTCCACACGGCGCGGCGGCCGTCCTGACGTCCTCATCGTCGATCACGCGGCGACACGGGCTTCGGACACCACGTGGGGGCGGGGGCGTCCCGCCGCCCGGCGAAAACCACGCACCAACTCGGCGATGACGAACTCGGCGTGGTGCCGAACCAGCGACGGTGTGGTGCGGACCAGTACCACTCCCGCGGCGGTGAGGGCGAGACGGTCGCGTTCGCTCCCGACGTCCACGGGGGCTATGGACCAGGCCAGGCCGACCTCGTCCCACCACGCGTCCACACTGCCGAGGCGACGGCGGTCGCGGGTGAAGACGGTGGTGTCCCACCGCGGTGGGGGAAGCGGGCAGTGTCGTATCACCTGCCGCGCGGTTCTGCGCAGGTCGGACTGGTCGGTGCGCGTCAGGGTGCGAAGCTGCGCTCGAACGGCCGCGGACCCACGCTGGTTGCCCGTTTCGAGCTCGTCACGGAGCTCCCGCAGGTCGCAGAGTCCTTCCTGCACGGGAAGCGTCAACAACCGCCGAATGAGGTCGAGGTCGGTTTCCCGGCGGGCCGCGTCGAGGGCCGCTCGCGCCGGTGGGGCGTAGGGCACCCCTTCGAGGGTAACGGGAGCGGGCAGTCGTGCGGTGCGTTCGACGGTCACGAACGCGGGCGGGGTGAGGCGGCGATGTGCCGCCACGAGCGCCCCGACGGCCGTCGGTGGGGGCAGCCGGACCCCGTAGGCGCGCAGGGCGTCGATGCCCGTGATCACGCTCTCGGGGCCCAGGTAGGCGACGGCGGCCTGGAGCAACTGGTGTCGGGTCGGCTCGCCGGTGCCGAGCAGGACGACACCGGGAGCGAGCCGTCGCCACGGCCCGCCCGGCCTGCATCGTTTCGTGATCGTGCTCGGCGGCACGCCGAGGGAGCGGAGCTGCGCCACGGAGAGCACGCGCGCCCGACCGTCCTGCGCGGGAACTGGGGAACGTACGGCCGAGAACACCGAGGCCAGCGTAGGTGTGGAAGTGGAGGTCGCGGATCGTGTCGTACGAGTCGTTGTCGCCATGGCCCGAGCCTGCACCGCACTCTCGGGGCATGGCGCCACTCAGTACGCGATGTGGACAACCACCGTGGACGAACGGTGCCGCTCGGGGCTTCGGACGGGTTTCTGTGGACAACCGCGAGTTCGCGGCGGGGCCTCGTCAGTCGGCGAATCCGGGTTGCCACCGTTCGACGATCGAGCGCACGGGCAATTCGGCGTCCAACTGGCACAGGATGCCGATCGCTCCCGCCGTGACGCGGTGGATCAGCAACCACTGAGGCGGCAAGTTGAGCGAACGGCCGATGTGGAAGTCCTTGTTCTTCGTGTCGCCCATGCGCATCGCCTGTTTCTGCGCCCACTGCCGCGTGAAGTGGAAACTCTCGTCGGTCAACGGGGCGACGAGCGGGAGCAGCCAGGCGTAGACGTCGTCGGCGTCGAGCCCCACCTCCGGTCGCACGAACCCCTCGGCCCGCAGCACCTCGAAGAGATCCCGCGACCGCCCTTCGAGGGCCAGCCGCATCATCACGCCGAGAGCGCGCGGCGCGCCGTCCGGCAGGTTCGCGACGGCCCCGAAGTCGATCACGCAGAGCCGCCCGTCGTCGAGCAGCATGA
The window above is part of the Saccharomonospora glauca K62 genome. Proteins encoded here:
- a CDS encoding WhiB family transcriptional regulator, translated to MSSAIAFASEKASEKLSTDTAGTTGVADLLDSVTAQETDLPCRVGDADLWFAEAPADLEQAKYLCGDCPVKESCLAGALARREPWGVWGGEIFERGVVVARKRPRGRPRKHPVTPSDSSARQRTGERSAA
- a CDS encoding ATP-dependent helicase — translated: MVSTRRPVRPEDPLDGLDPEQRAAASAPRGPVCVLAGAGTGKTRTITRRIAYLVRQGHVAPTQVLAVTFTARAAGELRARLRQLGVEGAQARTFHAAALRQLRYFWPRVVGDAQWELLDGNKLRLVGHAANKVALPTETEVLRDLAGEIEWAKACLVGPDDYPAVAKERRRDIGYPVEQVADVYYTYERLKNDRRLLDFDDLLLHTTAALEEYPEVAREFRERYRCFVVDEYQDITPAQQRLLDAWLGGRDDVTVVGDANQTIYSFGGASPRPLLEFTRRYPNATVVRLERDYRSTPQVVELANRVISGARGRPAGARLRLVGQRPDGPRPTFSEYDDEPAEAAAVAQRVRELMAEGVPAGEIAVLFRVNAQSETYERALADAGVPYQVRGGERFFSRPEVRKAMTALRAASASEPEVGTADLPTAVGRVLAPLGWGPRQPVGGAARERWSGLQALYELAQDFAAEFAAVSEGEQPTLARYVAELDQRAAAQHPPAVDGVTLASLHAAKGLEWDAVFLVGLAEGTVPIQHATTEDAIEEERRLFYVGVTRAREHLALSWSLSRLPGGRPHRGRSRFLHGLAPEDEPAPRVRRSSRRRTRERAVCGACGRPLGTTLEIKIGRCADCPPDID
- a CDS encoding class I SAM-dependent methyltransferase; this encodes MAAVTPDNIDWSAKLSAMRRLDMLERDAVHGVARKLAGTLPPGAVVVDAGCGTGGMSVALASVLRENGGGRLVLVDASDALLAVAREAATAAGGDTVSVSTVVADLADDSSVARIPRADLVWASAMVHHLPDQQAGVTTLARLLAPGGLLALAEGGTGQTFVPWDLGLGRPGLEARLNAARDAWFGELRANIEGGVAMPYGWTTALVRAGLEEATAFSYLVEHPAPLGESTRRYVVERFTWLAETVGDRVDPSDRETLTALLDPEGPHYVGARDDVFVLYARTVHTARRPS
- a CDS encoding DUF4191 domain-containing protein, whose product is MAGKQDKEAAKQAKREKRAASKARRAQIFQAFSIQRKEDKALIPWMLGSFLVVTGIVFGLGWLMGIQWWLLPIGIMLGLLAAMIVFGRRVQKTVFTKAEGQPGAAAWALDNLRGRWRVTQTVAATTQLDAVHRVLGGPGIILVAEGAPHRVKNLMAQEKKRIARLVGDTPIYDVIVGNDEGQVPLRKLQTYLMKLPRNLRPRDIDVLETKLTALGNRGAALPKGPIPQGAKMRNLQRTIRRR